acgCCCCATTTTTTGACAAGTGGGATACAAAAATACTAAAGAatgatgcaaaaaaaaaaaatgacgaggaggaagttaaagaaaagagtgagGGAGgggagtatatatatatatatatataatatgatAAGACGGACGAATCTTTTACAAAGGGGACCAATAGTGGTAAATAGGATGTATTTCTGCTTGTCGTGACGTCAGAAATATTGAAGGAAGTAGTTGGAGGGGAGAGCAATTGTACGATTGGGGGTTTGTGGATaaatgagtgtgtgtgtgggggaaaaagatgtttgtttgtttgtttgttttcttcagttggtgctattatttccttcaggaaaaggaagggacaGGCATGGTGTGGTGTGGTGTGatatctaaaaaaaaaaaagaaaggaaggaagaaacaacttATGTGTTTCGTTGGTGATGAAATTTAATCGGATAATATCGTCTCATCTTTGTCTCTCTgtcactcttctttttcaagtAGTGGTGAACTGAGAGCAGTGATGAAACGTAAGTTAGTGGTGAGTGTTGTGTGAACGCTTATATGTTgctaaaaataaattaataaataGCACTAACGATAAACAAACTGTCAGTGTTTATTCGTATTattattccccttttttatATATCTTTAAAGGGAAaactcctctctttttttttatatctttgATTCACTTCTCCTGTCTCctccacttttcttctttttttattctcgtGGTTGCCATTGTCGCTGATTCTTATCCTCATCACCTCTTCAAAGCATAAATGCTGACAAGAGCATGAGATATATGGAGAGAGAtattaaaaagaaggacaTAAAACTTATATTTGCAGTTTGTCTTATAACAAACTGATGATTAGAATGTAAAGAATAGTTAGAATGAatgctttttaaaaaaaaagaaagaaaggaaggaagggaatgaaaTAGCGAGCGGAAAAGGCAAGAGCAGGGATAAATGTCATCCCTTCTTGGAAAGGGGTGGGACTCACAAATATAAGTGCACAAAATAAGTAAACAAATGCAATTCTGGCCCGATTTCAAATTCCCCGTCTGTCGCCTTTTCCACATGCGTAATAAGCGCGGAAACGAACCGCGGTGGAGATTGGCACGTGGCGACgcggtaataataataataactgaCAGGAATTGTGAAAAGTGGGAATTAGCAGCTAAATGGTGACAAACTCACTGAAAGGGTTATGGAGGGAAATAACATCGGCTTCAGCAATAATAgaggtaatttttttttcaacttttGCGTTTCGTGATATATTACCATCTAGTAATGGTTTGTGGCAAAAATATGAACGCACCCACTTTTTAGGTttccacatacacacacttccGCCACACGGAAAAGCACACGAGCCTGGTTCTTCTTTTAATGTTATTCGGTTAGTTCAAATATAGGTAGTAGAAAGCGAAGAGAAAGATCAAGAGAAgtatagtaaaaaaaaagaagaaaagaaagatatacaAGGACAGTAGTTGAGATGTCCACGCGGAAAGAGCCACCGAAGGTTCTTAAAGGCGCCGCCTATACGGAGTGCAGTCCCATATCTGATGTTTCTCATCACAAGGCTTCCGCAAGCAAGGCATTTCTGGAAAATCATTACCGTGGGATGTTGCGTGACACCCGAAGTGGAAACACCGCGCGCCCCGTTGGCCCTCGCCCGAGGGAACCATGTGTGGACGACTTTGTGCTCGTCAAACGCATCGGGAAGGGTGCTTTTGGTGAGGTGTACCTTTGCTATAAAAAATATGACAACGACAAACAGTTATATGCACTAAAGCGAATGCGCAAGACGGATATGATACGCAAGAAGCAGATTTCGCACGTTCGTTCGGAGAAGGATGTGATGGCCGAAGCGGCGTCCACAAATCCGTGGGTGGTGAAACTGTACCTCAGTTTCCAGGATGAACAATACTTATATATGGTGATGGAGTACATGCCAGGTGGTGATATGATCTCATGGTTGTGCATCAAACAGCGGTTTGACGTAGAGAGCACACGGTTTTATATTGCTGAGCTGTGCGCTGCGGTTGCAAGTGTTCATGACATGTTCTTCGTTCATCGTGATATCAAACCCGATAACATTCTTTTGGACGCCAAAGGGCACATCAAGCTAACTGACTTCGGGCTTTCCAAGCGTTTCGCAAAGGTAGGAGAGGAACTTCTTGACTTAGAGGAGGGCAACGACGCCTTGTGTAGTAGCAATAGCAGTGCAAACCTGTCAAATACCTGCGGTTCCACCTGCCAAGGGCCAAATTCCGTACCAGTCGTATCCCCCCACAACCCCCACTCACCCACTGCAAACTACAATAGTTTGACACCTGCCGGGTCTCATGCCTCCGCACATCCCCAGGCTCGTCGCATCTTTGAATCTATTGTTGGTAGTCCGGGTTACATCGCACCAGAGATTCTTCTGCGACAGCGATATGGTGTGAACTGTGATTGGTGGTCTGTTGGTGTTATCATGTATGAAATGCTTTACGGGATCCCACCCTTCTTTTCCAGTGACACGAGCTCCACCTGTCACAAAATAACACACTGGCGGGAGTACCTCACTTATCCATCAGATCGTGGCGTCCCACCGGAGGCGACAGATCTTTTGCGTCGCCTCATGTGTGATCAGCGGGATCGTCTTGACTTTCAGGGCGTGAAGGAACATCCTTTCTTTAATGATATTGATTGGGAGCGATTGCGAGAGACTCCTCCGGCATTTGTTCCTGAATTATCAGACCCACTCGACACGCATTATTTCCCTGAAGTAGAAGATAATACACCGCAGCAACATCATCAGCGACCGGAGGAACGCAACGCCGTCAGGGAAGTGGATCCGCGGGGCGTGATATTTGCAGACTACAAATTCAACCTCAAACGGTaactgctgttttttttttaagaaaaagaaagataagaaaaaagagaggaaataaatCAAGAGAAAAGTACAACGGCCCACGCTGCGCGTACATTTCGCATATGCATATGAAagatgcatatatatatatatatatatatatgtgtgtgtgtgtgtgtgtgtgttacaTCTGCTCATGGGCGTGATCACAGTAAAATGGGGGCAAAAATGTTAAAAGATGAATTAGAAACGAACCTTGTGATACATGTTTATGatattcatcatcatctcctTCTTCCCAGTGTGCGAAATCGATACTCCTTCGCGTTCCCTGTTTCATTTCTCCTCGTCACTcccttttgattttttttcgattgtttgttttttgtttgctctttttttttcctttttgatgcggtatgcacacacacacacacacgtacaaaTGCTTGTAAATAAactgaaaaagagagagagatttcatttttttttgttttattatatcctcttcttatttctcttccttttcttttttcgcaTTAAAGTCGTTGACAATATTATAATGTGGCGGCAGAATGATGGCGATATTTAAATTGGTGAGAAGAAGCAGAAGGAAGTTGAGGTTGAGGTCATGTGGTACCGTTTCGATGTTCTCATTACtgtttctcttatttttccttttgcttttgtttcagctttaacttcttttcgtttttgtttttgcattttaGTTTTCACGGGGATTTGGTTCGTTACAGCGTGTGTGAAAGGGGAGTGGGGGAAGTTGGAGGAGAAGCAAtgcagaggaaaaaaaaaactgagaagagagaagagaaactgttatttgtgttttttttcccatcaACTGATCTcgtcttattttttttaaatattttccgttggttttttttgttttgtttttattgagGGAGGGAGCgagagaagagggaagtgCGGCGTTTGGGTACTTGCGTGTAGAGTTTTAGTGTGGTATAAccgaagggagggggaagggagaagaaaaatcacAGTGGAACTTTTTTAGTGACGGAGAGCATTTTTCCaggtataaatatatattaaaatatattgaaatatattttttttaaaatatatatataataaatcAAATGTCCTCCTTTTAGTTTAttgatttccccccccctccctcttctgCATTACATTACACTACACTACGCTGCGCTGTCtcgcttcatttcctttgatgtgttgtgttgtgttatgtttttttttaatcttattagtttttgtttttgttactttaaACACCGATAAAAATATGTTTGGTGTTGGATGATGAGCTGcaagaagagagagagagtagcGATTACCGCCACCTCAATTTTCTCCCTTGCGTAATGTATTAGAGACATAAGTTCATGGacttttatattttgttacgTGTAAATAGGTTTCGCTTTAtgtgttggtttttttttgtttttcttgctttttttctttttttcttttttttcccctcttgaTTTGCATGTCCCATGTGATATggcgggaagggaagggtaGCAACGTTATTAAATTAAAATAAGTGAACAAATGAATGTATAAGCGGagagtaaaagcaaaaaagagaaaaaaaagaaaaatagtaatGAGTACAAAAGAGAtgcagggaaaagaaacaggggcggatgataataataataataataaaggttGTTTTAATGTTGTGGGtgtgttgttactgttgtttcactttccttttctgtattttcctttcagaGATTCTCCCCTTCAACCCGTCGCTCATTCAGTTATGATTCGCGGTTTGGTTTTAGCGCGTGTGTTTATTTTCATCACATCTgaatgtttctcttttttttccttttctttttccttttcttttttttgtgctgatTAGCTGTTGCTGACGCGGTTGATGAAAGATACGAGGTTTCGttgggttttttttgtgatccGGTTTCAAAGCGGGGTCTTTACAGTGTTTAAAGgctgttgttttattgtcttcagtctcttcttttcaaccaaaacaaaaaaaagaaattatatttggaaaatgaaaggaaagaaaaggaagaaagaaattaTTTGATGATGGTGTAATAACAAttacagtaataataaatcgaaagtaaaggaacctcccttctttttcgtattgttgttgttgtcgtcgttgtttcttgctgttgttcccttccaatttccttttttttttttgttttctatttgttcttttttttaaaaaaaaaaaaagaaaaaaaacttgtgCTCTACTCTCAGAATGTCCAGTTACTTGTCCCTTCACCCCCACTTTTCTCTATTTTAAACCGGGGGGATTCTCATCGGCGTCTAtttcttattgttgttgttgttattgttggtgtttgtttgtttgttttttcttgtttcttcctccctcttttacTGATAGGCGTTCCATTATTACATCACTTCTActttgtttcattattaaAACGACGCAACATGAAGTAACAAAAAGTTAAGTTGAGAAAAATTTGGtgcttattatcattattattattattattttcctgttCATGTCTCTCAAAATACAATATGAACTtgcaacactttttttttaatttatttctctcttctttctttttgttgtttttgtttgtttgtttgtttgtttttggtggcggtggtggggcGGGATTGTGACTCGCCGAAAGACTTGTCACAAATTCCAAAAACAATTCGGAAGCTTTAGGTTTTTGTGCAATAGTTACATAACCGCAAAACACTCagccatttatttatttatttcttgtatTGAAAGTTGTATCATCATTGGTAGACGAGACGAGTTGAGTGTTATTACAATTAAGGAccgtaaagaaaaaaaaaagaagaaaataaatttcAAAAGCAACACTTGGCGAGAAGAAGCATTTAAACCTTAGGAAATTTTATACCTTCGGacgaatctttttttttaaataaaaaagaagaaaacagagAATATGATATCACTACATTTGTCCTCGCACTCACTAATGCATGTGCTACTTTCATTCCTGCTGTTATGTTCTGGAGTTGTTATGGGATATTATGCAGATGTGGATTATGAAGTGCCATCACGTGTTGTGCAGCTCACTGATGCGACATTTGACACAATTGTGATGGATCCCACAAAAgatgtatttgttttgtattgCGTGACGTGGTCCCGTCATTGCCGCTCTGCTGTAAAATTATGGGCGGATCTTTCCATAAGTCAATTTAAACGACCCACCGCTGATACATTTGTGGCTGCATTAATTGACGCGGAGGCATTTCCCGAAACGGCGAAGCGTATGGGCGTAAAAAGTTACCCAACAATGTTATTTTATACCCGtttagaaa
This portion of the Trypanosoma brucei brucei TREU927 chromosome 7, complete sequence genome encodes:
- a CDS encoding protein kinase, putative (similar to GP:6048279: protein kinase {Trypanosoma brucei}) — translated: MSTRKEPPKVLKGAAYTECSPISDVSHHKASASKAFLENHYRGMLRDTRSGNTARPVGPRPREPCVDDFVLVKRIGKGAFGEVYLCYKKYDNDKQLYALKRMRKTDMIRKKQISHVRSEKDVMAEAASTNPWVVKLYLSFQDEQYLYMVMEYMPGGDMISWLCIKQRFDVESTRFYIAELCAAVASVHDMFFVHRDIKPDNILLDAKGHIKLTDFGLSKRFAKVGEELLDLEEGNDALCSSNSSANLSNTCGSTCQGPNSVPVVSPHNPHSPTANYNSLTPAGSHASAHPQARRIFESIVGSPGYIAPEILLRQRYGVNCDWWSVGVIMYEMLYGIPPFFSSDTSSTCHKITHWREYLTYPSDRGVPPEATDLLRRLMCDQRDRLDFQGVKEHPFFNDIDWERLRETPPAFVPELSDPLDTHYFPEVEDNTPQQHHQRPEERNAVREVDPRGVIFADYKFNLKR